In one Mucilaginibacter sp. PAMB04168 genomic region, the following are encoded:
- a CDS encoding cytochrome c3 family protein — MTGNIRSVIIIIALLAGVLTLAGIQCTNSAQVKADPRGAAYASEASCVKCHNAISRNYAHTSHYTTSAPLTEHALPKNIVAKVNTFLFNDTLKVNVTQQPDGMYQAAYNGNRKLRAERFDVAFGSGTRAQTYAYWQGNRLLQLPLSYFKEIHNWANSPGFPSQAANFNRVIISRCLECHASFAENQFVQTGSLSVTQEYDKNSMIYGINCQRCHGPAAQHVEYQEQHPDNKHAKYMVRYQSLTRAQKVDMCAVCHSGSDKELQKTTFAFKLGDRLNDYYVPFGQTNDIPDVHGNQANLLSSSKCYTNSAVMTCTTCHSSHTKETNKLTAYTQKCITCHKEENHTFCKMAPKLGAAINNKCIDCHMPAMPSKLITYQVTAAKQRSSYYLHTHQIAVYPDKTKEITAFIKRTKS, encoded by the coding sequence ATGACAGGTAATATCAGGTCGGTCATTATAATAATTGCATTGCTGGCAGGTGTTCTTACACTTGCAGGTATTCAGTGCACCAATTCTGCCCAAGTTAAAGCCGATCCGAGGGGTGCAGCTTATGCGAGCGAAGCAAGTTGCGTTAAATGCCACAATGCCATTAGCCGCAACTATGCACATACCAGTCATTATACCACATCGGCACCTTTAACTGAGCATGCGCTGCCAAAAAACATAGTGGCTAAGGTGAATACATTCCTGTTTAACGATACGCTAAAAGTGAATGTAACGCAACAACCCGATGGTATGTATCAGGCCGCTTATAACGGTAATCGAAAATTACGTGCTGAGCGATTTGATGTGGCATTTGGTTCGGGCACAAGGGCGCAAACTTACGCGTACTGGCAGGGTAACCGGCTCTTGCAACTGCCGCTTTCTTACTTTAAAGAGATACACAACTGGGCCAACAGCCCGGGGTTTCCTTCGCAGGCGGCTAACTTTAACAGGGTAATCATTAGCCGATGTCTTGAATGCCATGCCTCATTTGCCGAAAATCAATTTGTACAAACCGGTAGTCTGTCGGTAACCCAGGAGTACGATAAAAACAGTATGATTTATGGTATTAATTGCCAGCGCTGCCATGGGCCGGCAGCACAACATGTAGAATACCAGGAGCAGCATCCGGATAATAAGCACGCCAAGTACATGGTAAGGTATCAATCATTAACCAGAGCACAAAAAGTAGACATGTGTGCTGTATGCCATTCGGGTAGCGATAAAGAGCTTCAGAAAACAACCTTTGCCTTTAAGCTTGGCGACAGGTTAAACGATTATTATGTGCCATTCGGCCAAACGAACGATATACCCGATGTGCACGGTAACCAGGCTAACCTGCTTAGCAGCAGTAAGTGCTATACCAATAGCGCCGTTATGACGTGTACAACCTGCCACAGTTCACACACAAAAGAAACTAATAAGCTAACGGCTTATACACAAAAGTGCATAACGTGCCATAAAGAGGAGAACCATACCTTTTGCAAAATGGCCCCTAAGCTTGGTGCGGCAATTAATAATAAGTGTATTGATTGTCACATGCCTGCTATGCCTTCAAAATTGATTACTTACCAGGTAACAGCAGCTAAACAGAGATCATCTTACTATCTGCATACCCACCAAATAGCTGTTTACCCCGATAAAACTAAGGAGATAACAGCCTTTATAAAAAGAACAAAAAGTTGA
- a CDS encoding RagB/SusD family nutrient uptake outer membrane protein produces the protein MKKKYTYLAALVIATQLLGSCKKDLDVNPQNRILLENYYKTEADAFAALVSVYDRFGFQASGLYDKVAIMDVASDDQVAGGGSATDINDLQVVSNYSLSANVGPQGYLWNRGYSGIFRANTLLQKIDGINMDAGKKARIAAETKTLRAIFYFDLVRFFKNIPLITGIVDPNDLYNVVQAAPAEVYALIEKDLTEAIPGLPNTVVAAENGRITKGAAQALLGKVYLWEKKYQQAADQLQIVNGPTPGQANPTYGYKLIPNFGDLFKTTNKFNSESILEIVHSANSLGGWGDAGASEGNLLSIIAGPRGYAALTTTAPDYHTGYGFLSFYKSFFDLIHFDPRNKATVANLDSLKTNGIANYQNSFNNTGYFLEKFAGRVSNRTTQPSATIDLNFPHDIYEIRLADTYLLEAEALLSAGANVSAGSRAYQLLNAVRARVALNPVAVTMDNIEKERRLELAGEGHRWLDLVRWGKAASALAFKGFVAGKHEVFPIPQSELNNTKLQQNKEWGGTK, from the coding sequence ATGAAAAAGAAATATACATACTTAGCTGCACTGGTTATTGCCACTCAGTTATTAGGCTCATGTAAGAAAGATTTGGATGTTAATCCACAGAATCGTATCCTTTTAGAAAATTATTATAAAACAGAGGCCGATGCATTTGCCGCTCTAGTATCAGTTTACGACCGATTTGGCTTTCAAGCCAGCGGCCTGTACGACAAGGTGGCCATTATGGACGTAGCTTCTGATGACCAGGTTGCCGGTGGTGGTAGTGCAACAGATATTAACGATTTACAAGTTGTATCGAATTATTCGCTAAGTGCCAACGTTGGTCCGCAGGGTTATTTATGGAACCGTGGTTATTCAGGCATTTTTAGGGCCAATACGTTACTTCAAAAAATTGATGGCATTAATATGGATGCCGGTAAAAAAGCCCGCATTGCCGCCGAAACCAAAACTTTGCGTGCTATATTCTATTTTGACTTGGTTAGGTTCTTCAAAAATATACCATTAATTACAGGTATTGTTGATCCTAACGATTTGTATAATGTAGTACAAGCTGCACCCGCAGAAGTGTATGCACTTATTGAAAAAGACCTTACCGAAGCTATACCGGGTTTGCCTAACACGGTAGTAGCAGCCGAGAATGGCCGTATCACCAAAGGTGCAGCACAGGCATTGTTAGGTAAAGTATACCTATGGGAAAAAAAGTACCAGCAGGCTGCTGATCAATTGCAAATTGTGAATGGCCCAACTCCCGGACAAGCCAATCCCACTTATGGTTATAAACTGATACCCAACTTTGGCGATTTGTTTAAAACAACCAATAAATTCAATTCCGAATCTATTTTAGAGATTGTACACAGCGCAAACTCTTTGGGAGGATGGGGTGATGCGGGCGCCAGCGAAGGTAATTTGTTAAGTATTATAGCCGGTCCCCGCGGGTATGCAGCGTTAACTACAACTGCGCCCGATTATCATACCGGATACGGCTTTCTAAGTTTCTACAAAAGCTTTTTTGATCTGATTCATTTTGACCCAAGAAATAAAGCTACTGTTGCTAACCTGGATAGTTTGAAAACTAATGGTATAGCTAATTACCAAAACAGCTTTAACAATACCGGCTATTTTCTGGAAAAATTTGCGGGCCGTGTGTCAAACCGTACCACACAGCCTTCCGCAACCATCGACCTGAATTTTCCACATGATATTTACGAAATCCGGTTGGCTGATACCTACCTTCTTGAGGCTGAAGCGCTATTAAGTGCCGGTGCAAACGTAAGTGCCGGAAGCCGGGCCTACCAGCTGCTTAATGCAGTGCGCGCACGTGTAGCGCTTAACCCTGTAGCTGTCACTATGGATAACATAGAAAAAGAACGCCGCCTTGAACTGGCCGGAGAAGGCCATCGCTGGCTGGATTTGGTACGTTGGGGCAAAGCTGCGAGTGCCCTTGCATTTAAAGGCTTTGTGGCCGGCAAACATGAAGTGTTCCCAATTCCGCAAAGTGAGCTGAACAACACTAAACTCCAACAAAATAAAGAGTGGGGCGGGACTAAATAA
- a CDS encoding 7TM diverse intracellular signaling domain-containing protein — protein MGRKTFTSLFVLFVIIFWHTANAQNTVEINNKIEQHIFIHGEVNVLKEGKKPLTFGDAQRADRNHQFKINYNYYPENEPNATYWYKVKIHVTEPIGDKAAVIEFFDQTTNQITAFLPDSNGRYYESRAGADYNFTQRLYQHKNFEFQLRALPKGDHTLYFKVRSKDGVNLIIVYRTVSFFVHYALTEYLTYGLFYGIILIFSFHNLLMFMAVKKRQYLYYVLYILSVGVFEMSTDGIAFQYIWPNAPNWNQYAYGVALYSLSFFALVFTKELLHVRKKAPKLHRLINYVIALRTAYFLYCLLFDHSLFYYKFVEFIPLAIAFATGVRIWLNGFKPARFFVLGYTFLALGFIVKAITVLGYARIIPGVVSNYSLGFSFVLEMLFLSFSIGDQVRLLRRQKEKAQDETIRQMDINYKLKDSINKELEIKVNERTREVLEKSEEIIKQSQIIEDQNKELVTINHQLEEQASEITRMNVLLEKDNIELKTNIEKVTDARVLSTELSFEEFSSKYPDQETCNKFLADIKWANGFACKKCSHDAYKHGRAPYSRRCTKCNYEESVLFNTIFQNNRIPINKAFYIVYLIYTTKGTISSYQLSEKLQIRQSTCWQYALRIKKVMEEHKHRSKKNTRQGWSKLILEQPVTAVKSPAMVTK, from the coding sequence ATGGGCAGAAAAACTTTTACTAGTCTGTTTGTACTTTTTGTAATTATATTTTGGCACACCGCAAATGCTCAAAACACTGTTGAGATAAACAACAAAATCGAGCAGCATATTTTTATACATGGTGAAGTAAATGTGCTTAAAGAGGGTAAAAAGCCGCTAACATTCGGCGATGCGCAACGTGCCGACCGGAACCATCAATTCAAAATTAACTACAATTATTACCCCGAAAATGAACCCAACGCAACTTACTGGTATAAGGTAAAAATACACGTTACAGAACCCATAGGCGATAAAGCAGCGGTGATAGAGTTTTTTGATCAGACCACTAATCAAATTACTGCGTTTTTACCCGATTCAAATGGCCGCTATTACGAAAGCCGCGCCGGTGCCGATTACAATTTCACCCAACGGCTTTACCAGCATAAAAACTTCGAGTTTCAATTGCGTGCCTTACCTAAAGGCGACCATACCCTGTATTTCAAGGTGCGGTCTAAAGATGGCGTGAATCTGATTATCGTGTACCGTACGGTAAGCTTTTTTGTACATTATGCTTTAACGGAGTATTTAACGTATGGCCTGTTCTACGGCATTATCTTAATTTTCAGCTTTCATAACCTGCTTATGTTTATGGCGGTTAAAAAGCGCCAGTACCTGTACTATGTATTATATATACTGAGTGTTGGTGTGTTTGAGATGAGCACAGATGGTATCGCCTTTCAATATATATGGCCCAACGCCCCTAACTGGAACCAGTACGCCTATGGCGTAGCCTTGTACAGTTTAAGCTTTTTTGCCTTGGTTTTTACTAAAGAACTTTTGCATGTACGAAAAAAAGCGCCCAAGCTGCACCGCCTTATTAATTACGTTATTGCCTTAAGAACAGCCTATTTCCTTTACTGCCTGCTGTTTGATCATAGCCTTTTTTATTACAAGTTTGTTGAATTTATTCCGCTGGCTATTGCTTTTGCTACCGGCGTGCGTATCTGGCTCAATGGCTTTAAGCCGGCTCGGTTTTTTGTATTAGGCTACACTTTCCTTGCCCTTGGCTTTATTGTTAAAGCAATTACGGTGCTGGGTTATGCGCGTATTATACCGGGCGTGGTATCTAATTATAGTCTTGGTTTCAGCTTTGTACTCGAAATGCTGTTCCTGTCTTTCTCCATTGGCGATCAGGTACGGTTGCTGCGCCGGCAGAAAGAAAAAGCGCAGGACGAAACCATCAGGCAAATGGATATCAATTACAAATTGAAAGACTCCATCAATAAAGAACTCGAAATTAAGGTAAATGAGCGCACGCGGGAGGTACTTGAAAAATCAGAAGAGATCATCAAGCAGTCGCAAATAATAGAAGATCAGAACAAAGAACTGGTTACTATAAACCATCAGCTCGAAGAGCAGGCATCTGAGATTACCCGGATGAATGTGTTACTGGAAAAAGACAATATTGAACTTAAAACCAACATTGAGAAAGTGACCGATGCCCGGGTACTCTCAACTGAGCTATCATTTGAGGAGTTCAGCTCCAAGTACCCAGATCAGGAAACCTGCAATAAATTCTTAGCGGATATTAAGTGGGCTAACGGCTTTGCCTGCAAAAAATGCAGTCATGACGCATATAAACATGGCAGGGCGCCGTATAGCCGCCGTTGCACCAAATGCAATTATGAAGAGTCGGTACTGTTTAACACTATATTTCAGAACAACCGCATTCCTATTAACAAGGCCTTTTATATTGTGTATTTAATTTATACCACCAAAGGCACTATTTCATCTTATCAATTGTCCGAAAAATTGCAGATAAGGCAAAGTACCTGCTGGCAGTATGCCCTGCGCATTAAAAAAGTAATGGAGGAGCATAAAC
- a CDS encoding TonB-dependent receptor, with the protein MRKIFTLIICLLITQYSIVLAQSSAVQGRVSDKAGEPLVGVTVKANGTTNTTITDVNGKYSITPAVNGTLTFSYIGFASQTVTIGGQSVVNVTLTESQNNLNDVVVVGYGTQKKSVVTGAISGVRASDLENQPVIRIEQSLQGRASGLTIASNSGQPGAASTVRLRGFTSLGNGKNEPLWVIDGVVIDNGGIGYLNQDDIESIEVLKDAASAAIYGTRAAAGVILVSTKKGKAGTMNINYNGYYGTQRAAKKVDLLNATEYATLRNLAFTNNPANANRPLPFPNPSQYGEGTDWQSVIFNNSAPKQIHEFSVSGGSEKATFFTSFSYYDIKGIVATPISKANRANIRLNSTYKPAKWISFGENLGYAHGVNSGIGETNREYGGVLSSAVNLDPLTPVVITDPASQGAFFPAAPPAGVSPTAAYTAAVRDQQGRFYGISPYVANEMRNPLAYIQTRLGNYAWDHNIVGNAFLDIEPVKGLRFHSSLGTKLAFYGSETFNPSVYFNTSSSVQPNSLSRANNYLINWNIENTLSYNRAFGKHNLTLLLGHGEYKDNNTRGTTVTYSNIPATNFDEASFRFNALQANRTSEGRDGTDHRINSLFSRVQYNYDEKYLLTALIRRDGSSRFGANNKFGYFPSASVGWVPTLESFFPKNDVVTFLKLRGSYGVTGNDGIGDFAFVSQVDAGGQRNYTFGTSTVESINIGYSPGVPENRDLRWEETSQLDLGFDATLFQNLTVAFDVYKKKTTGILQNPPIPGYAGYGSFAQNAADIENKGLELELGYRKKIGDFNFGVNGNVSFYKNKVTKLLPGIQFINDNNATFQTLGDITRTGLNRPYNQFFGYETLGIFQSQAEIDRHVGADGVTKLQPNARPGDLKYANLNNDNTINGDDRDYIGNPNPTMSYGLTINLAYKNFDFTAFGSGVGGNKVFQGLRRLDLATANYQTKYLNTWSPTNTSATLPRLSEGENTFNYTRLTNLYLENGSYFRLRTIQLGYNLPSKLISKISMKKLRVYVLSENLFTITKYSGYDPELGVSADAGGGAVFSVDRGAYPQARTFLFGVNVGF; encoded by the coding sequence ATGAGAAAAATTTTTACACTTATTATTTGCTTGCTCATAACCCAATATTCGATTGTGCTTGCTCAGTCTTCGGCCGTGCAGGGCAGGGTGAGCGACAAGGCCGGTGAGCCACTGGTAGGGGTAACCGTAAAAGCAAACGGAACTACTAATACCACCATTACCGATGTTAACGGCAAGTATTCGATAACCCCGGCTGTAAACGGAACATTGACCTTTAGTTATATCGGATTTGCGTCGCAGACTGTTACTATAGGCGGTCAGTCGGTAGTTAATGTTACCCTAACCGAAAGCCAGAACAATCTGAACGATGTAGTAGTGGTAGGCTACGGTACCCAAAAGAAAAGCGTGGTTACGGGCGCCATTTCAGGCGTTAGAGCATCCGATCTCGAAAACCAGCCTGTAATTCGTATAGAGCAATCGCTGCAGGGCCGTGCTTCAGGTTTAACCATCGCATCCAATTCAGGCCAGCCGGGTGCAGCTTCAACGGTGCGTTTACGTGGTTTCACCTCGTTAGGTAACGGTAAGAATGAGCCCCTGTGGGTAATTGATGGTGTGGTTATCGACAATGGCGGTATCGGCTACCTTAATCAGGATGACATCGAGTCTATAGAAGTATTGAAGGACGCGGCCTCGGCAGCTATTTATGGTACTCGTGCTGCTGCGGGTGTTATATTAGTTAGCACTAAAAAAGGCAAAGCCGGAACCATGAATATTAATTACAACGGCTACTACGGTACGCAACGTGCTGCAAAAAAGGTTGATTTACTAAACGCAACCGAGTATGCTACGTTAAGAAACCTGGCCTTTACCAATAATCCGGCTAATGCAAACCGGCCATTACCATTCCCTAACCCTTCGCAATACGGCGAGGGCACCGATTGGCAATCTGTGATATTTAATAACAGTGCACCTAAACAGATCCATGAGTTTAGCGTAAGTGGTGGCAGTGAGAAAGCTACTTTCTTTACCTCATTCTCTTACTATGATATTAAAGGTATCGTAGCTACGCCAATATCTAAAGCTAACCGTGCCAACATCCGTTTAAACTCAACCTACAAACCGGCAAAATGGATAAGCTTTGGTGAAAACTTAGGATATGCACACGGTGTAAACAGCGGCATTGGCGAAACTAACCGCGAGTACGGTGGTGTTTTAAGCTCAGCTGTAAATTTGGATCCTTTAACCCCTGTTGTCATTACCGACCCAGCCTCACAAGGCGCATTCTTCCCGGCTGCACCTCCGGCAGGTGTTTCGCCAACGGCGGCTTATACAGCAGCAGTGAGAGATCAGCAAGGCCGTTTTTATGGTATATCGCCATATGTAGCTAATGAGATGAGAAACCCGCTGGCTTATATCCAAACCCGTTTGGGTAACTATGCCTGGGACCACAACATCGTAGGTAATGCTTTTTTGGATATCGAACCGGTAAAAGGCCTGAGGTTCCACTCATCATTAGGTACTAAACTGGCATTTTACGGCAGCGAGACTTTTAACCCTTCCGTGTATTTTAATACCTCATCGTCGGTTCAGCCAAACTCGTTATCACGTGCTAACAACTACCTTATTAATTGGAACATCGAAAACACGTTATCTTATAACCGTGCTTTTGGCAAACACAACCTTACCTTGTTGTTAGGCCACGGCGAGTATAAAGACAATAATACCCGTGGTACAACGGTAACTTACTCCAACATTCCGGCCACCAACTTCGACGAGGCTTCGTTCCGCTTTAATGCATTACAGGCTAACCGCACCAGCGAAGGTCGCGATGGTACCGATCACCGTATTAACTCCCTGTTTTCACGTGTGCAGTATAATTATGACGAAAAGTACTTGTTAACTGCGTTAATCAGAAGAGACGGTTCATCCAGGTTTGGTGCTAATAACAAGTTCGGCTATTTCCCTTCGGCATCAGTTGGATGGGTACCAACACTGGAGTCGTTCTTCCCCAAAAATGATGTAGTGACTTTCCTGAAGCTTCGTGGTAGCTATGGTGTTACCGGTAATGACGGTATAGGCGATTTTGCTTTCGTATCACAAGTTGATGCAGGCGGTCAGCGTAACTATACTTTTGGTACCAGTACGGTGGAGTCGATTAACATCGGCTACAGCCCTGGCGTGCCTGAGAACCGTGATTTGCGTTGGGAAGAAACCAGCCAGCTCGACTTGGGTTTTGACGCTACCTTGTTTCAGAATTTAACTGTAGCGTTTGACGTATACAAAAAGAAAACTACCGGTATTCTTCAAAACCCACCTATTCCGGGCTATGCAGGTTATGGCAGTTTTGCACAAAATGCTGCCGATATCGAGAACAAAGGTTTGGAACTGGAGCTTGGCTACCGCAAAAAAATCGGCGACTTTAACTTTGGTGTAAATGGTAATGTATCATTCTACAAAAACAAAGTTACCAAGCTGCTGCCGGGTATTCAATTTATTAATGATAACAACGCTACTTTCCAAACACTGGGTGATATTACCCGTACAGGCTTAAACCGTCCATACAATCAGTTCTTCGGTTACGAAACTTTGGGTATTTTCCAAAGCCAGGCCGAAATTGACCGTCACGTAGGTGCCGATGGCGTAACTAAATTACAGCCTAACGCCCGTCCTGGTGATTTGAAATACGCCAACTTAAACAACGATAACACCATTAACGGTGATGACCGTGACTACATTGGTAACCCTAATCCAACCATGAGTTATGGTTTGACTATTAACCTGGCTTATAAGAACTTCGATTTTACTGCATTTGGCAGTGGGGTAGGTGGCAACAAAGTATTCCAGGGCTTAAGAAGGCTTGATTTGGCTACAGCTAATTATCAGACTAAATATCTGAATACCTGGTCGCCAACAAATACATCTGCAACGCTTCCAAGACTGTCTGAAGGTGAAAATACATTTAACTATACCCGTTTAACTAACCTTTACTTGGAGAATGGCAGCTATTTCCGTCTCAGAACAATTCAGCTTGGCTATAATTTACCGTCAAAATTGATCAGCAAAATCAGCATGAAAAAATTGCGTGTTTATGTGTTGAGCGAAAACTTGTTCACTATCACAAAATATTCCGGTTACGATCCGGAGTTGGGTGTGAGTGCTGATGCAGGTGGTGGCGCTGTGTTTAGCGTTGACCGTGGTGCATATCCACAAGCTCGCACGTTCTTATTTGGTGTAAACGTTGGATTTTAA